The window GGCGGCATCACGGATCGGGGCGACGGGACTTACACCGCCATGTTCACGGCCGGCACGGTCACAGGCACTGCGGTGATCACCGGCACGCTGAACGGTGCAGCGATCGCGGATTCCGCGATTATCGTGCTGGAGGCGGGCACTGCGGATCCGAAGACGGCCACGATCGCTGCGGACTCGAGCTCGCTGATCGCTGATGGCGTCTCGACGTCACTCGTGACCGTGACGGTGACGGACGGAAACGGCAATCCGGTCACGGGCGCGAGCGTCGCGTTCGATCCTCCGAACCTGGGTGCGCTCGGCGGCATCACGGATCGGGGCGATGGCACCTACACCGCCGCATTCACCGCCGGCACGGTCACAGGCACTGCGGTGATCGCCGGCACGCTGAACGGTGCAGCGATCGCGGATTCCGCGATCATCGTGCTTGAGGCGGGACCGATCGATTACATGACGACGACGATCTCAGCCGACTCGACGACAATTGCGGCAAACGGCGTATCGTACGCGGTCATCACGACGGCCGCGAGGGATTCCCACGGCAACATCACAGGCGTCAGCGCGGGCACTCTCGCACTCCAGACGACACTGGGGCTCCTGATGCACGAGACTGACCATGGTGACGGTACGTACTCGGCGCGCCTCATGGCCGACACGACGGCCGGTGGGGTCCCGCTCCAGCTGCCGGACACGGCCGTCATCACGGGCACGCTGAACGGCGTGGCCATCGCGGATTCCGCGCGAGTCGAGCTCCGTCATGAGTCGGGCAGCGTCTTGACGACGACGATCGAAGCGGACTCGGCGTCGCTACTGGCGGGTATCTCGCAGACGAGGATCACCGTGACTGTCCGTGATGCTGCCGGGAATCGCGTCTGGACGAGTGCCGGCGCGGTGACGCTGAGCAGCACGCTCGGGTCCATGACTGCCATCATCGACAATGGTGACGGCACCTACACGGCCCGGCTGGAGTCTGGGCCGGAACAGGGAACCGCCGTCATCACCGGAACGCTGAATGGCGCCGCAATCGCCGATACGGCTCACGTCGAGTTCCGGGAGGAATCCGGCGGCTCGGGAGGCGAGCCGTAGGACTCGCCCGATCCAGCCACGGATGGATCACCGGCGGGACGTGGACCGGCTCCGCAGAGACCATCCAGACAGCACGCGCCAGTCGCTGAGCTCACCAGTGGCGTGGCTGAGTACCTCCGCGCGGCGTCGGTCGCAGCGGCCCACGTACCGCAGAGGCAGCGCCTCGCGCCAGCCACGTACCGCCAACGCACCGCCGCTCGCGCCGGACTGTGCCCGGAGGCCTGAGCCCGCCCGAGCCAGGCGGTGTGGCCCGGCCCTCTCCTTGCATGAATCCGGCATGACGGCGCCACGTGCGGTTGCGCCGCACGGTCCGTACAATCCTGCTCATGGATCAAACGTCCGCCGAAGACCTGGAGCTACTCGTTTTCGAGCTGGCCGGCACGCGGTACGCGCTCGAGCTGCGCTCCGTGCGCGAGGTAGTGCGCGCGGTGCTCATCGCGCCCCTGCCTGACGCGCCAGCGGTCATCGAGGGGATCGTTGACGTACGCGGCGAGCTGGTGCCTGTGTATGATCTGCGTGCGCGCTTCGGCCTCGGGGCGCGCGCTCTGGATCCGGACGAGCGCCTGGTCGTCGCCTGGACCGGCAGCCGTCTGGCGGCGTTCCGGTGCGACCGCACCGAGTGGGTCGAGCACGTCGATCCGGCATCGATCGAGCCGGCTGATTCGGTTCCCGGCACGGGACGTCACATCGCCGGCGTGGCGCGGCTTCCCGAGGGACTGGTGCTGATCCAGCAGCTCGATGCGTTCCTGGAGGACGCCGAGGCTGCGGTTCTCGACGACGCGCTGTCGGCGCACAGCGATCGGGCTGCCGAATGAAGGGCTGGAGCACCACGGCGTTCGCGGATGTTGCAGCGCTGGTGCGCGAGCGGACGGGTCTGGTGTTTCCGGATTCGCGCCTGCAGGACGTGGAAGCAACGATCCGCCGCACGATGGCGCGTCTCCGCATCGAGGACAGCGACGCGTTGCTCACGCTCCTGCGTGACGATGCCGGTGCACGCGAGTCGTTCGTAGCCGACCTGACCATCGGTGAATCGTACTTCCAGCGTGATCCCGCGCAATTCGACCTGCTTCGCTGGCGCATCCTGCCGGCGCTGCTGGCATCGCGCCCGGCGGATCGCGCGATCCGCGTCTGGAGTGCGGGGTGCGCAGCCGGTGAAGAGCCCTATACGATTGCGATGCTGTTCGAGGAGATGAATGCAGCTGACCGTTCCGACATTGTCGGTACGGACATCGCCCGCGGCCGTCTCGCCGATGCGCAGCGCGGCCTGTATTCGAAGTGGCAGCTGCGCAACACACCGGATACGGTCCGACGCCGCTACTTCGCCGAGCATGGCAGGTTCTTCGAGCTGACACCGCGCATCCGCCAGCGGGTCGATTTCCGATACCTGAACCTCGCGGAGGACTCGTTCCCGTCGCTGGCCAATGGCATCTGGGGCATGGATGTCATCGTGTGCCGCAACGTCCTCATCTATTTCGACGCACCGACCGTCGAGCGCGTCGCACAGCGGCTCATCGCGTCGCTCAGTGAGGATGGCTGGCTGCTCCTGGGCGCTTCCGATCCTGCGATATCGGATCTCGTGGACTGCGACGTAGTTCTGACGGAGGCAGGTCTCGTGTATCGCCGTCGTGGCGCCGCCGGCGCCGACGACATCCGCGCTGCGTCTGCTGCGACGCGAGAGCCGCTGCACCGCGATGGTGCGCCAGCCGGGGGCCGCAGCTCGGACATGACTGCGAATGTCGACCACTCGCCCGTGACAACGCGCGCTTCAGGAGGGGCCACGGCTGATGCAGCCGCTGCAGCGTCGGACAGCGCTCCACCGGACGCCGTCCGCACCCGCCCGTCCGCGCCGGCGGCCAGCGAGGAGCGTCCGTCCGCCTCGACCGCCGACGCCACCCACGGGTCCGCCTTCGCCGCGGACGCCATCCTTGATGCCTACACACGCCGCGACTTCCGGCAGGTGCACGAGCTGGCAGCTGTGGCCGAGCGGTCGGCGTCGCTGAGCACGGCCGCGTG of the Longimicrobiales bacterium genome contains:
- a CDS encoding chemotaxis protein CheW, with amino-acid sequence MDQTSAEDLELLVFELAGTRYALELRSVREVVRAVLIAPLPDAPAVIEGIVDVRGELVPVYDLRARFGLGARALDPDERLVVAWTGSRLAAFRCDRTEWVEHVDPASIEPADSVPGTGRHIAGVARLPEGLVLIQQLDAFLEDAEAAVLDDALSAHSDRAAE
- a CDS encoding protein-glutamate O-methyltransferase CheR; amino-acid sequence: MKGWSTTAFADVAALVRERTGLVFPDSRLQDVEATIRRTMARLRIEDSDALLTLLRDDAGARESFVADLTIGESYFQRDPAQFDLLRWRILPALLASRPADRAIRVWSAGCAAGEEPYTIAMLFEEMNAADRSDIVGTDIARGRLADAQRGLYSKWQLRNTPDTVRRRYFAEHGRFFELTPRIRQRVDFRYLNLAEDSFPSLANGIWGMDVIVCRNVLIYFDAPTVERVAQRLIASLSEDGWLLLGASDPAISDLVDCDVVLTEAGLVYRRRGAAGADDIRAASAATREPLHRDGAPAGGRSSDMTANVDHSPVTTRASGGATADAAAAASDSAPPDAVRTRPSAPAASEERPSASTADATHGSAFAADAILDAYTRRDFRQVHELAAVAERSASLSTAAWTTWVRALANEGRHDEAADTVMRAIDHVGATAELLYLHAVLLLQCGRPADAAAAARRALYMDRNLIVAHLTLGEAHRRGGNIDGARRALRNAASLLTDLDPAAMVPASDGESAGRLAELVRVKVSLLGSAPDASSRPEEDNE